The sequence below is a genomic window from Sorangiineae bacterium MSr12523.
TCGATGTCGATGGCCGGCTCGTGCGACTCGTACTTGTCCAGGTGCAGGATCTGCTCGCTCGTGAGCGGCGGCTTTTCCCAGGCGCGGTTGACCGCTTCCCAGCCGCCCTTGCGACGCAGCGCATGCACGAACAGCGTCCCGTCCAGGTACGGTGCAATCAGCGACGCGCGCATCACGTGCGGCGCCGACGACCCTGGCCCCTTGTCCATGCTCTGGGCAATCGTCGCCGAGAAAAGCTCCTCGGGCATATCCAGCGCCGTCCGACCCGTCTCGGAGATGATCACGTCCAGCATCGCACTGGTCGCGTCCCCCTCGGCCAGCGCCGAGCGCGCCGCTGACTCGTCGCCGTGGCCCGGCTTGTACTTGCTGCGCGTGGCCAGGTCCCAGTTTTGGTCCTGCAGCGCGTGCACCAGCTCGTGCGCGAGCGTCGCCTGCGCATTTTCCTCATCGAGATCGGCCGCCATGTACATCGTCCGATCCGCCGGCTCGTAATAACCGGCGAGCTGCGCCTCCAAGAGCCCGAACGTCTCCGCCTCGTAGTCGAAGGCCATGGGGATGAACCCCAAGAGCTGCAGCACCAGCCCCTCGTCCCGAATGGCAGCCGGCGGGATCTCCCGCGCCACGTGCTCCTTCACCCGAGCGAGCAGCTTTTCGCGCGCCAAGGTGCGGCCAGGCACCTCCTTCTTGGCCTCGATCCCGCGCACCGCGCTCACCTTCTTCAGCATGCGCGCAATGAGCCGTTGCTGCTTTGCCGCTTCCTCCGCCGACACATCGTTCCCTGGCGCCGGCGGCGCAGTGGGGGCCGCCGAGGCCGTGGACACGGGAACCACGGCCACGGGTTGGGGTGCGGGTTTGGAGCTGCCGCACCCCAATGACAACAACAAGAAGGACAAGAACGTTCGGCCGCGCATGGAGCGTGTCATCACTCGGGTTACCCTTGGGATCAAACGAGCCCTTTTTGAGCTTCGGTCAAAATAGCCGAAATAGCCCGTTCGTAGGGTGGGTGCGTGAAAATAGCGTTTCCGGCGACCAGCGCCCGGGCCCCCGCGCGCACGGCCCTCTCCGCCGTTTCCGGCGAAATTCCGCCATCGATCTCCAAATCGATGGCCCGCCCGCTTTGGTCGATCATCTTGCGGATGGCCGTCAGTTTGGGCAGCGTCGATTCGATGAACGACTGCCCGCCGAATCCCGGGTTGACGCTCATCACGAGCACCAGATCGACCAAGTCCATCACGTAGCGAAGGGTCTCTTCGCTGGTGGACGGGTTGAGGACCACCCCGGCGCGCAGCCCGAGATGTCGAATGCGCTCCAGCGTGCGATGCAGGTGCGTGCAAGCCTCGACGTGCACCGTCAAACCATCGGCCCCCGCTTCGGCGAAGGCATCGATGTATTTTTCCGGCTCCACGATCATCAGGTGGGTATCGAGCCTCAGCTTGGTGACCTTGCGCACGGCCTTCACCACCGGCGGGCCGATGGTGATGTTCGGGACGAACCGACCGTCCATCACGTCCACGTGGATCCAGTCTGCGCCCGCGGCCTCGACGGCGCGAACCTCCTCCGCAAGGCGGCCGAAATCGGCGGACAATATCGAGGGGGCGATGATGATGCGATCCTTGTCGGGCTTCATGATTTCCTTGCTCGAAAACGAATTCGGGAAGACTCTATCTACTACCGAGAACCTACGCGTCCCATGGAAACCCGCCGCATTACCAAAGCCGACTTCGATCATATCGTCGAAGTGATTGACCGCTGGTGGGGAGGGCCCATCCACGCGCAAGTCCACCCGATGTTCTTTTACGAGCTCGGCGATCACGCCCTCATCGCGGAGGAAGGGGGCCTCATCATCGGGTTTCTCCTTGGGTTCGTAGCCCACGCCGAGG
It includes:
- the rpe gene encoding ribulose-phosphate 3-epimerase codes for the protein MKPDKDRIIIAPSILSADFGRLAEEVRAVEAAGADWIHVDVMDGRFVPNITIGPPVVKAVRKVTKLRLDTHLMIVEPEKYIDAFAEAGADGLTVHVEACTHLHRTLERIRHLGLRAGVVLNPSTSEETLRYVMDLVDLVLVMSVNPGFGGQSFIESTLPKLTAIRKMIDQSGRAIDLEIDGGISPETAERAVRAGARALVAGNAIFTHPPYERAISAILTEAQKGLV